AAATAATTCTTCGGATTGCGGTTCAACTCCAGCTCGCCGATCTCGATCACAGGATAGTCCGCATGTGGCCAGATCTTCGTCAGGTCAAACGGATTGATGTGGTAAGTCTCCGCTTCAGCTTCTGGCATGATCTGAATCTGCACCGTCCACTTGGGAAAGTCGCCCTTCTCGATCGAGCGGAAGAGATCGCTCTGCGAGTGATCCATATCCACAGACTTCATGTGGTCGGCCTCTTCGCGAGTGAAGTTCTTAATCCCCTGCTTCGTCTTGAAGTGGTACTTCACATAGAACAGCTCGTTCTTCGCATTGATCAGCGAAAACGTGTGGCTGCCGTATCCATTCAAATGGCGATAGCCATCCGGAGTACCGCGATCCGAAAACAGAATCGTAACCTGGTGCAGGCTCTCCGGCGAAAGCGACCAGAAATCCCACATCATCTTCGGCGACTTCAGGTTCGTCTCCGGATCACGCTTCTGCGTATGAATGAAATCGCCAAACTTCAGAGGATCGCGGATAAAAAACACCGGCGTATTGTTGCCCACCAGATCCCAGTTGCCCTCTTCCGTGTAGAACTTCAGCGCAAACCCACGCGGATCGCGCTCAGAGTCAGCCGACCCCTTCTCGCCGCCAACGGTCGAAAACCGCAGGAACGTCGGGGTCTTCTTCCCCTTCTCAAACACCTTCGCGGTCGTGTACTTCGCCATATCAGGGTGAGTACAGGTAAAGGTGCCATGCGCCGCCGAACCCTTCGCATGAACCACACGCTCGGGAACACGCTCACGATTGAAGTGCGCCATCTTTTCAAACAGCAAATAATCTTCAAACACGATCGGTCCACGATTGCCCACCGTGATGGAGTTCTGGTTATCGCCAACCGGTCGCCCGGCATCGGTAGTCATTTGCTTGCTCTTCAGATCTTCTGCCATAGTTCACCTCTTACCACTCGTTAGGAAATCGCCCTAAGCCTGCTGGCACTTCGCACAAATGCCAATCACATCCACTGCATACCGCTCCACGAGAAATCCGCCAGGCAGTCTGTCCTGCTTCGACACCAGCCCAAGCTCTTTTTCTCCAATGTCGGTAATCGCCTTACACTTTGAGCACACCATGTGGTGATGCGATTCATCGTTCATCTCCACGCGCAGCGAGCCATGATGCAGGCTCACCTCGCGAAAGACGCCGCTCTCCACAAACAGATGTATGTTTTTGTAAACGGTAGCCAGCGAGATTGCCGGCACCTTCTTCTTAACCTGCGCATAGACCTCTTCCGGACTCGGATGGCCATGCATCGTCTTCATCACTTCGTACAAGACCTGCCGTTGGTGAGTCACAGCGATGCCGTTCTCCTGGCAGAGCTCGCGAAACGATCTGGCCTCGTTCACCAACATGAGACGAGTATAAACGATAAAGATTATCGTCCGATAAATTTAGTTATCCACAGAAGAGGAATCTTTTGACCCAAATCTAGTTCAGCCGCTCCGTCTTGCCGAACCGTGAATCCAGGGGCTTTCTCCCATCAAACCCCTCCTCCTCGGTGTGCCAATGGGCAATCGTCGGCTCGCCCAGCTTCCAGCAGAGCAACACTGTTCTCCCATCCATCACATAAGGAAAGTCCAGCAACCCCTCCTCGAGATCCTTCACCTGCACCCCGATCGAGTCGATCTCAGACAGCGTATCCTTGGCCACCTGCACTGCCTTATCCCGCTCCGCTCGGCGTCGAGCCGCGACGCTCACATCCACATGCATCCCACCCGAGAGAAAGATCCTATGGCTCAACTGCTGCATCTCGTACTCAAACTCCGCGGCCCGGGCCTGTCCCTCCCGAGCCTTTCTCAGCAGAGCCTCTACTACCGGCAGCAACGTCTGTGCCTCGCCCAACGTAAACGTCTTACTCAAATCCTGATCTCCAGCATCCTGTCCAGCGCAACACGCGCCCACTGCTTCACATCATCATCCACCTTGATGCGATTCACAACCCGTCCCTCAACCAGATTCTCCAGAGCCCACGCCAGATGCTGCGGCGAAATTCTATACATCGTCGTGCACAGGCAGCCCGAGTCATCGAGCGTAATCACCCGCTTGCCCAGCGGCGCAAACCGCTTCGCCAGCCGGTTGACGAGGTGAATCTCCGTCCCAACCGCAAAACTCGAACCCTCCGGCGCACGCTCAATCGCCTGAATAATGTGCTCGGTCGAACCCACATCATCGGCCTTCTGGCAGACCTCCCACCGGCACTCCGGGTGCACGATCACCTGCATCCCCGGCTCCTCCCGGCGCACGCGATCGACATGCTCCGGCAGAAACCTCTGATGCACCGAGCAGTGTCCCTTCCACAGAATCACCTTCGCCGCCTTCAGCCGGTCGGGGCTAACTCCGCCATTAATCTGATATGGATCCCAGACCACCATCTCGCTTAGCGGAATCCCCATCGCAAACGCGGTGTTCCGTCCCAGATGTTGATCCGGCAGAAAGAGAATCTTCCCCGCACGTGCAAACGCCCACTCAAAGACGCCACGAGCGTTCGAAGACGTACACACCAACCCACCCCGCTCGCCGCAGAAAGCCTTAATCGCAGCAGCCGAGTTCATATAAGTCAGAGGAATCAACCCACCCGAAGCCTCATCGGTAATGCCCGCGCGCTCCAACGAATCCCAGCAGTCTTCCACCTGCCCGATCTCCGCCATATCGGCCATCGAGCAGCCCGCATTCAAGTCCGGCAGAATCACCTGCTGCCACGGCCGCCCCAGCACATC
The nucleotide sequence above comes from Tunturibacter empetritectus. Encoded proteins:
- a CDS encoding catalase — protein: MAEDLKSKQMTTDAGRPVGDNQNSITVGNRGPIVFEDYLLFEKMAHFNRERVPERVVHAKGSAAHGTFTCTHPDMAKYTTAKVFEKGKKTPTFLRFSTVGGEKGSADSERDPRGFALKFYTEEGNWDLVGNNTPVFFIRDPLKFGDFIHTQKRDPETNLKSPKMMWDFWSLSPESLHQVTILFSDRGTPDGYRHLNGYGSHTFSLINAKNELFYVKYHFKTKQGIKNFTREEADHMKSVDMDHSQSDLFRSIEKGDFPKWTVQIQIMPEAEAETYHINPFDLTKIWPHADYPVIEIGELELNRNPKNYFAEVEQAAFDPKNVAPGMGFSPDKMLQGRLISYPDAHRYRIGVNYNLLPINEPKCPYSTYNRDGSMRYGENGGSGPNYEPNSFGGPTQDKKYLERPVTYNTATVGRYDHREHDGDYYTQPGNLFRLMTPDAQERLCGNIAAGLGKVETRIQDLQINHFYKCDPKYGEGVAKAIGRKIEDIVKKEELVGA
- a CDS encoding Fur family transcriptional regulator → MLVNEARSFRELCQENGIAVTHQRQVLYEVMKTMHGHPSPEEVYAQVKKKVPAISLATVYKNIHLFVESGVFREVSLHHGSLRVEMNDESHHHMVCSKCKAITDIGEKELGLVSKQDRLPGGFLVERYAVDVIGICAKCQQA
- a CDS encoding DUF2203 domain-containing protein, which gives rise to MSKTFTLGEAQTLLPVVEALLRKAREGQARAAEFEYEMQQLSHRIFLSGGMHVDVSVAARRRAERDKAVQVAKDTLSEIDSIGVQVKDLEEGLLDFPYVMDGRTVLLCWKLGEPTIAHWHTEEEGFDGRKPLDSRFGKTERLN
- the nadA gene encoding quinolinate synthase NadA; translation: MNGLLEIAPAAAVAENVADSCSLDNYLSQPDHTMDARIAAAREKLGKDVVLLGHHYQRDEVIRFADFTGDSYKLSKVAAETDAKYMLFCGVHFMAETADVLGRPWQQVILPDLNAGCSMADMAEIGQVEDCWDSLERAGITDEASGGLIPLTYMNSAAAIKAFCGERGGLVCTSSNARGVFEWAFARAGKILFLPDQHLGRNTAFAMGIPLSEMVVWDPYQINGGVSPDRLKAAKVILWKGHCSVHQRFLPEHVDRVRREEPGMQVIVHPECRWEVCQKADDVGSTEHIIQAIERAPEGSSFAVGTEIHLVNRLAKRFAPLGKRVITLDDSGCLCTTMYRISPQHLAWALENLVEGRVVNRIKVDDDVKQWARVALDRMLEIRI